The following proteins are co-located in the Sporosarcina pasteurii genome:
- a CDS encoding chemotaxis response regulator protein-glutamate methylesterase gives MIKLTSFKKKALVVDDSAFMRKLITDILNSHPKIEVVGVARNGKDALDKIATLKPDVITLDIEMPIMDGLEALQEIMKKHPTPVVMLSSTTKKGAENTMLAMEYGAVDFIAKPGGAISLNLGNVKGEIIAKIFAAANVSLSKLKTKIEYGKTRNEMQQTHQPLGPTNKANRVKSTNVRKSNGLRFKSKGKKVVVIGTSTGGPRALQKVLTQFPKDIEAPILIVQHMPPGFTKSLAERLNNLCEITVKEAENGDLLENGTAYLAPGGQHFTVRKLGMSFVAQINDKEPPRLGHRPSVNVLFESVAEFRSLKCLAVIMTGMGNDGLEGVKRLKENCETITIAESKETSVVYGMPRAIVDHALADEVAKLENIGITISEIIQS, from the coding sequence GTGATTAAACTGACTAGCTTTAAGAAAAAGGCGCTTGTTGTTGATGATTCCGCATTTATGCGTAAGCTCATTACAGATATTCTTAATAGTCATCCGAAAATTGAGGTTGTAGGCGTAGCAAGAAATGGAAAAGACGCACTTGACAAAATCGCAACTTTAAAACCTGATGTTATTACATTAGATATAGAAATGCCAATTATGGACGGACTTGAAGCGTTACAGGAAATTATGAAAAAGCATCCAACTCCAGTCGTCATGCTGTCCAGTACGACAAAAAAAGGTGCAGAAAATACAATGCTTGCAATGGAATATGGGGCGGTAGATTTTATTGCTAAACCAGGAGGAGCAATTTCGTTAAATCTTGGCAATGTGAAAGGCGAAATAATTGCAAAAATTTTTGCAGCCGCAAATGTGTCATTGTCTAAGTTAAAAACAAAGATTGAATATGGAAAAACGAGAAACGAGATGCAACAAACGCACCAGCCACTCGGGCCAACCAATAAAGCCAATCGAGTTAAGTCAACGAACGTGCGAAAAAGTAATGGGCTAAGATTTAAATCGAAAGGCAAAAAAGTGGTTGTGATAGGCACATCTACAGGGGGCCCTCGCGCACTACAAAAAGTGCTGACACAATTTCCAAAAGATATAGAAGCGCCTATTTTAATCGTTCAACATATGCCCCCAGGTTTCACGAAATCATTAGCTGAACGTCTAAATAATTTGTGTGAAATCACTGTTAAGGAAGCAGAAAACGGTGATTTACTAGAAAATGGAACGGCTTATCTTGCACCAGGCGGTCAACATTTTACTGTTCGAAAGTTAGGGATGTCGTTTGTTGCGCAAATTAATGACAAAGAGCCTCCCCGCCTAGGTCATCGTCCATCAGTTAATGTATTATTTGAATCGGTAGCAGAATTTCGTAGTTTGAAATGTTTAGCTGTCATTATGACAGGCATGGGAAATGACGGTTTGGAAGGTGTAAAACGTTTGAAAGAAAATTGTGAAACAATCACCATCGCAGAATCGAAAGAGACTAGCGTTGTCTATGGTATGCCGCGAGCGATTGTCGATCATGCGCTGGCAGATGAAGTCGCCAAACTAGAAAACATCGGAATAACGATTAGCGAGATTATTCAATCATGA
- a CDS encoding MinD/ParA family protein, whose protein sequence is MRDQAESLRLKMLASSGELARTIAVVSGKGGVGKSNFSTNFAHALLKQGKKVVIVDMDIGMGNIHILLGKSPQHSLMDYLIGTEGINSIINQTEEGLDFISGGSGLEAIMEWSDDTFERLTVAFEHLQRTYDFVLFDMGAGATKRVIELLIAIDEIIVISTNEPTSITDAYSMMKFIFMKDPDKSFYLVGNRVTKANGGNDAVLRLQFAMKKFLQKETTILGFLPEETVVQKSVIAQTPYFLTHPNALISKRLLTMTEVFTNFNRKQENQKRLGFIGTLKNIFTRGRD, encoded by the coding sequence ATGCGCGATCAAGCTGAAAGTCTACGTCTAAAAATGTTAGCATCTTCGGGGGAGTTAGCGAGAACCATCGCTGTAGTGAGTGGCAAAGGTGGTGTAGGAAAATCAAATTTCTCCACCAACTTTGCGCATGCCTTGCTAAAACAAGGCAAGAAAGTCGTTATCGTAGACATGGATATCGGAATGGGCAATATACATATCTTGCTCGGCAAGTCGCCTCAACATAGTTTAATGGATTATTTGATAGGAACAGAAGGAATAAATTCAATCATCAATCAGACAGAAGAAGGGCTAGATTTTATATCTGGAGGTTCCGGATTAGAAGCAATTATGGAATGGTCAGATGACACATTTGAGCGTCTTACAGTCGCTTTTGAACATTTACAAAGAACGTATGATTTCGTCCTATTTGATATGGGTGCGGGCGCAACGAAACGTGTGATTGAACTGCTCATTGCAATTGATGAGATTATCGTCATTTCAACGAATGAACCTACTTCTATTACCGATGCCTACTCAATGATGAAATTTATTTTCATGAAAGATCCCGACAAATCATTTTATTTGGTTGGCAATCGAGTCACTAAAGCCAATGGAGGAAATGATGCGGTGTTAAGATTACAGTTTGCGATGAAGAAGTTTTTACAGAAAGAAACAACCATTTTAGGGTTTCTGCCAGAGGAGACGGTCGTTCAAAAATCAGTGATTGCACAAACACCTTACTTTCTTACCCATCCGAATGCACTGATTTCTAAGAGATTACTAACAATGACCGAAGTGTTCACAAATTTTAATCGAAAACAAGAAAATCAGAAAAGGCTAGGGTTTATTGGAACGTTGAAAAATATCTTCACGAGAGGTCGTGATTAA
- the flhF gene encoding flagellar biosynthesis protein FlhF has product MNMKKYTADTMVNAMKKVRADFGDDAIILSSNVIQSKGILGLFKKKTVEVVAGYDAPRKSYETKIETPIQQTSQLDNTTIQLKQEMSEMKKMLKNMQLSTEFSQYPEEIHPLLHHLKRQGVSEQLVGEIGTTIFNHMKDKKEDLTMVEQCRLVQQLLSEKVEDLPFGGITFQKKYIHVLGPTGVGKTTTIAKIAARALLEKKMKIGFITTDTYRIAAIEQLRTYANLLQAPVEVVYNQADFMKAVEKFSHLDLVFIDTAGRNYKEAKFVEDLKQIVDFSLDMETFLVLSMTSKEEDMEVIIEQFKSLPIKKFIFTKMDETNSMGTLFNLMIKYGYGIAYYTDGQEVPEDLEEATTENVIRLLLEDLTNARSS; this is encoded by the coding sequence ATGAACATGAAGAAATATACGGCCGATACAATGGTCAACGCCATGAAAAAAGTCCGAGCTGATTTCGGGGATGACGCCATTATTTTGAGTTCTAATGTCATCCAGTCAAAAGGCATACTCGGACTCTTTAAGAAGAAAACGGTTGAAGTAGTGGCGGGATATGACGCACCTAGAAAATCTTATGAAACAAAAATCGAAACGCCTATTCAACAAACGAGTCAATTGGATAATACGACTATACAATTAAAGCAAGAAATGTCGGAGATGAAAAAAATGTTGAAAAATATGCAGTTGTCAACAGAGTTTTCTCAGTATCCCGAAGAAATACATCCGCTGCTACATCATTTGAAAAGGCAAGGCGTATCTGAACAATTAGTAGGTGAAATTGGGACTACTATTTTCAATCATATGAAAGATAAGAAAGAAGATTTAACAATGGTCGAACAGTGCCGACTCGTGCAACAACTTTTATCTGAAAAAGTTGAGGATTTACCTTTTGGCGGCATTACATTTCAGAAGAAGTATATTCACGTCCTCGGTCCCACTGGCGTTGGAAAAACGACAACGATAGCCAAGATTGCTGCGCGTGCCCTGCTAGAAAAGAAAATGAAAATCGGATTTATTACGACGGATACCTATCGAATCGCTGCAATTGAACAGTTGCGTACCTATGCGAATTTACTTCAGGCGCCTGTTGAAGTTGTCTACAATCAAGCGGATTTCATGAAAGCGGTAGAGAAATTCTCACATTTAGATCTTGTATTCATTGACACGGCAGGACGTAATTACAAAGAAGCAAAGTTTGTTGAAGATTTGAAGCAAATTGTTGATTTTTCATTGGATATGGAAACGTTTCTCGTACTGTCGATGACTTCCAAAGAAGAAGATATGGAAGTGATTATAGAGCAGTTTAAATCACTGCCAATTAAAAAGTTTATTTTCACGAAAATGGATGAAACAAATTCAATGGGAACGCTATTTAATTTAATGATTAAATACGGATATGGGATAGCTTACTATACTGATGGACAAGAAGTGCCTGAAGATTTAGAAGAGGCAACAACAGAGAATGTGATTCGGCTGTTATTGGAGGACCTAACCAATGCGCGATCAAGCTGA
- the flhA gene encoding flagellar biosynthesis protein FlhA, with translation MQYRDIGILAAVIMIVAMLVIPLPPWLLSFLIIINITIALMILLTSMNMQEALQFSIFPTLLLLMTVFRLGLNISTTRAILSEADAGGVVDTFGSFVTGGNIVVGLVIFAILVIIQFLVITKGAERVSEVAARFTLDAMPGKQMSIDADLNAGMISEMDARVRREKVSNEADFYGAMDGATKFVKGDAIAGIIIVIINLLVGMIVGIVQMGLPFGEAAAVFTRLTVGDGIVSQIPALLISTATGIVVTRAASEGNLGADITKQLLGQPKLLYVAAVTLFLLGVFTPIHIMLPLPISIALATGAFMMTRRVEEDPEELLEIEEEEKTDELKSPENIVNLLNIDPIEFEFGYGLIPLVDATQGGDLLDRVVMIRRQLAIELGLVIPVVRIRDNIQLQPNEYRIKIKGNELAKGELLLDHYLAMSPGGEDSIEGIETIEPSFGLPAKWISEAVKEDAEIQGYTVVDPPSVVSTHLTEVIRAHAADLLGRQETKQLIDHVQETYPILVEELTPTPLSIGEIQKVLAKLLSEQVSIRNLPIIFEALADYSKYTSDVDVLTEYARQALARQITNQYAGDSGALKVLTVSGKVEKTIADSIQQTEQGNFLSLDPSISQQILESISQEVERVALMNQSPVILSSPAIRMYVRQITERYFPQIPVLSYNELEASVEVQSVGVVNIA, from the coding sequence ATGCAATATAGAGATATAGGGATTCTAGCAGCAGTCATTATGATTGTTGCCATGCTTGTCATCCCGTTACCCCCATGGCTATTAAGCTTTCTTATTATCATCAATATTACAATCGCTTTAATGATTTTATTAACATCTATGAATATGCAGGAAGCTTTACAGTTTTCAATTTTTCCGACGTTATTGCTTCTAATGACTGTTTTTAGATTAGGGCTCAATATCTCAACAACGCGAGCGATTTTGAGTGAAGCAGATGCTGGCGGCGTAGTCGATACGTTTGGTTCATTCGTAACAGGAGGAAATATTGTCGTTGGACTTGTCATTTTTGCGATCCTTGTGATCATTCAATTCCTTGTGATTACAAAAGGAGCTGAACGGGTATCTGAAGTTGCTGCTCGTTTTACATTAGATGCGATGCCAGGTAAGCAAATGAGTATTGACGCGGATTTGAATGCCGGGATGATATCTGAAATGGATGCTCGAGTGCGACGTGAAAAAGTGAGCAACGAAGCGGACTTTTATGGTGCGATGGATGGAGCTACAAAATTTGTAAAAGGAGACGCCATCGCCGGAATTATTATCGTCATTATTAACTTACTCGTTGGGATGATTGTTGGAATTGTGCAAATGGGTCTTCCGTTTGGAGAAGCAGCTGCGGTCTTTACACGGTTAACAGTCGGTGATGGGATTGTCTCGCAAATCCCAGCGCTTCTTATTTCGACAGCAACCGGTATCGTTGTGACGCGTGCAGCATCAGAAGGTAACCTAGGTGCTGATATTACAAAACAATTACTAGGACAACCTAAGCTTCTATATGTTGCCGCCGTCACATTGTTTTTACTCGGCGTATTTACACCGATTCATATAATGTTACCTTTGCCAATATCGATTGCACTTGCGACAGGTGCATTTATGATGACTCGACGGGTAGAAGAAGACCCCGAAGAACTTCTTGAGATTGAGGAAGAAGAAAAGACAGATGAACTGAAAAGTCCTGAAAACATTGTGAACCTACTCAATATTGATCCGATAGAATTTGAGTTTGGTTATGGGTTAATTCCACTTGTGGATGCAACACAAGGAGGAGATTTACTCGATCGTGTGGTTATGATCCGGAGACAACTTGCAATTGAACTAGGGTTGGTCATTCCAGTCGTACGAATTCGAGACAACATCCAATTACAACCGAATGAATATCGGATTAAAATAAAAGGAAATGAATTGGCAAAAGGGGAACTTTTATTAGATCATTACTTGGCGATGAGTCCTGGCGGAGAAGATTCAATTGAAGGCATTGAAACGATTGAACCATCATTTGGACTTCCGGCAAAATGGATTTCAGAAGCTGTCAAAGAGGATGCAGAAATTCAAGGGTATACGGTCGTTGATCCTCCGAGTGTTGTGTCAACGCATTTAACTGAAGTTATTCGAGCACATGCGGCTGATTTACTCGGCAGACAGGAAACAAAACAACTTATCGATCACGTTCAAGAAACGTATCCAATTTTAGTAGAAGAATTAACACCAACACCTTTATCTATTGGAGAAATTCAAAAGGTATTGGCAAAGTTATTAAGTGAACAAGTTTCCATTCGGAATTTACCAATCATATTTGAAGCGCTTGCGGATTACTCAAAATACACATCAGATGTTGATGTATTGACGGAATATGCAAGACAAGCATTAGCAAGACAAATTACGAATCAATATGCGGGAGACAGTGGCGCTTTAAAAGTGCTGACTGTTTCAGGAAAAGTTGAGAAAACAATTGCAGATAGTATTCAACAAACTGAACAGGGGAATTTTTTATCTTTAGACCCATCGATTTCTCAACAAATATTGGAGTCAATTTCACAAGAAGTCGAGAGAGTGGCCTTGATGAACCAATCACCGGTTATTCTATCATCGCCCGCAATACGTATGTATGTTAGACAAATTACAGAACGTTATTTTCCTCAAATCCCAGTGCTCTCATATAACGAACTTGAGGCTTCTGTCGAGGTACAAAGTGTAGGGGTAGTGAATATAGCATGA
- the flhB gene encoding flagellar biosynthesis protein FlhB: MKLRLELQFFAGEKTEKATDKKRQDSRKKGQVLKSQDVTSAIVMLSVFLFLFFASSYMRERFFSFFQHAFTHYFSLKDLDAEVALLIYGEVLIQIAFILLPVMLIAVIAGIAGNLFQFGWLFTTEPLKFDLKKIDPIKGLKRIFSIRAIVELMKSILKISFIGTVTFLVIWMNIDKVLSLAFKSAWDTLSTIGQLTAMMGISASFTLLFISILDFFYQKYDYEKNLRMSKQDIKDEHKNTEGDPLIKSRIKQRQREMAMRRMMQEVPTADVVITNPTHYAIAIKYDDGEMDAPIIVAKGVDFIAQKIKMIAKEHEIVTVENRPLARSLYDQVEINEPVPEEFFKAIAEVLAYVYRIQRKI, from the coding sequence TTGAAGTTGCGACTTGAGTTGCAGTTTTTCGCTGGGGAAAAAACCGAAAAAGCGACAGATAAGAAACGCCAAGATTCCCGAAAGAAGGGTCAGGTTTTAAAAAGTCAAGATGTGACGAGTGCAATTGTCATGTTGTCTGTTTTTTTATTTCTTTTTTTTGCATCCAGTTATATGCGAGAACGCTTTTTCAGCTTTTTTCAGCATGCATTCACACATTATTTTTCATTGAAAGACCTAGACGCTGAAGTTGCACTGCTTATTTATGGTGAAGTACTGATACAGATCGCGTTTATTTTATTACCTGTTATGCTGATTGCTGTTATAGCAGGAATAGCGGGAAATTTATTTCAATTTGGTTGGTTGTTTACAACAGAGCCGTTAAAGTTTGACTTGAAAAAAATCGACCCAATTAAAGGGCTGAAGCGCATTTTTTCAATCCGCGCCATTGTTGAACTAATGAAGTCGATATTGAAAATTTCATTTATCGGGACGGTAACATTTCTCGTTATTTGGATGAACATTGATAAAGTTCTTTCCTTAGCATTCAAAAGTGCTTGGGATACGTTATCGACGATAGGTCAATTGACGGCGATGATGGGAATATCGGCTTCATTTACTTTATTATTTATCTCGATTCTTGACTTTTTTTATCAGAAATATGACTACGAAAAAAACCTTAGAATGTCTAAACAAGACATTAAGGATGAACATAAAAATACTGAAGGAGACCCTCTAATTAAGTCTCGTATTAAACAAAGACAGCGTGAAATGGCGATGCGTCGAATGATGCAAGAAGTTCCAACCGCGGATGTTGTTATCACAAACCCGACCCATTATGCGATTGCCATTAAATATGATGATGGGGAGATGGATGCGCCCATTATCGTTGCTAAAGGTGTAGATTTCATTGCACAAAAGATTAAAATGATTGCGAAAGAACATGAGATTGTAACCGTTGAAAATCGACCCCTTGCCAGGTCGTTATATGATCAAGTAGAAATAAACGAACCAGTTCCAGAAGAGTTTTTTAAAGCGATTGCAGAAGTGCTTGCTTATGTATATCGAATACAACGCAAAATTTAA
- the fliR gene encoding flagellar biosynthetic protein FliR, with product MEELIPALPSYLLILTRVTTFFVTVPLFSYRAIPTTQRIIFGALLAWMMVYTIEAPEIEIDGHYILLVMKEAVIGLAIGMIAYIIMAAIQIAGGFIDFQMGFAVANIIDPQTGAQSPLLGQFFNSLAMLLLLALNGHHLLLDGIFYSYQFLPIEGGWPAFGSGSVAEFVLTTFAAVFAIAFQMSIPIVATLFLVDLALGITARTVPQLNIFVVGFPIKIGVSFLVLSIMMVVMVGVMQKLFQFMIVSMRDLMYLLGGG from the coding sequence ATGGAAGAACTTATCCCGGCATTACCTAGCTATTTATTAATATTGACGCGAGTTACTACTTTTTTCGTCACGGTTCCGTTGTTTTCTTATCGAGCAATTCCGACAACTCAACGCATTATTTTTGGAGCGCTATTAGCTTGGATGATGGTGTATACGATTGAGGCACCGGAAATTGAAATTGATGGCCATTATATTTTACTCGTTATGAAAGAGGCAGTTATCGGCTTAGCAATCGGTATGATTGCTTATATCATTATGGCGGCAATTCAAATTGCAGGCGGATTTATCGACTTTCAAATGGGGTTCGCTGTTGCTAATATTATTGACCCGCAAACAGGAGCCCAGTCTCCTTTATTAGGTCAGTTTTTCAATTCGCTAGCGATGTTATTATTGCTTGCGTTAAATGGTCATCATCTACTATTAGATGGCATTTTCTATAGTTATCAATTTTTGCCGATAGAAGGTGGTTGGCCCGCTTTTGGTTCTGGCTCAGTAGCTGAATTTGTGTTGACTACATTTGCCGCCGTATTTGCCATTGCTTTTCAGATGTCTATCCCTATCGTTGCAACATTATTTTTAGTTGACCTTGCGCTCGGGATTACTGCTAGGACTGTTCCGCAATTAAACATTTTTGTTGTTGGATTCCCTATCAAGATTGGTGTGAGTTTTCTAGTTTTGTCAATTATGATGGTTGTCATGGTTGGCGTGATGCAGAAGTTATTCCAGTTTATGATTGTTAGTATGAGAGACCTGATGTATCTGTTAGGAGGCGGATAA
- the fliQ gene encoding flagellar biosynthesis protein FliQ, which yields MTSEMIIALAERSISVILLTSGPLLLVALATGLAVSIFQATTQIQEQTLAFVPKIIAVLVGIVFFGSWMLGTVTTFATDIFENLVRFIG from the coding sequence TTGACGAGTGAAATGATTATAGCTTTAGCTGAACGTTCAATTTCAGTCATATTATTGACTTCAGGACCTCTCTTACTCGTTGCGCTTGCAACAGGATTGGCCGTTAGTATTTTTCAAGCAACGACACAAATTCAAGAGCAAACTTTGGCATTCGTCCCGAAAATAATCGCTGTTCTTGTAGGCATTGTTTTTTTCGGTTCATGGATGCTTGGAACCGTTACGACTTTTGCAACAGATATATTTGAAAATCTAGTTCGGTTTATCGGGTGA
- the fliP gene encoding flagellar type III secretion system pore protein FliP (The bacterial flagellar biogenesis protein FliP forms a type III secretion system (T3SS)-type pore required for flagellar assembly.), translated as MYSFLQFFTDSDAANVATSVKLMLLLTVLSLAPAILILMTSFARIIIVLSFVRTALATQQMPPNQVLIGLALFLTFFIMAPTFQEVNNTALAPLFAEEITLEEAYDKASIPLKEFMSKHTRQKDLELFIKYNQAERPESVEDIPLTMLVPAFALSEIKTAFQMGFMIFIPFLVIDMIVASVLMSMGMMMLPPVMISLPFKILLFVLVDGWHLIIKSLLQSFS; from the coding sequence ATGTATAGTTTCTTACAGTTCTTTACGGATAGCGATGCGGCAAACGTTGCGACTTCGGTCAAACTCATGCTCCTTTTAACTGTTTTGTCTTTAGCACCTGCGATCTTAATTTTAATGACTTCATTCGCTAGAATTATCATCGTCTTATCGTTTGTTCGAACGGCACTAGCAACACAGCAAATGCCACCGAATCAAGTACTTATTGGATTAGCTTTATTTTTAACGTTTTTTATTATGGCGCCTACCTTTCAAGAAGTAAATAATACGGCACTAGCGCCATTGTTTGCGGAGGAAATTACATTAGAGGAAGCCTATGACAAAGCGAGTATTCCGCTGAAAGAATTTATGAGTAAACATACAAGACAAAAAGACTTAGAGCTTTTTATTAAATACAATCAGGCGGAGCGCCCTGAATCTGTAGAGGACATACCTCTTACGATGCTCGTTCCAGCTTTTGCGTTAAGTGAAATAAAAACAGCTTTTCAAATGGGTTTCATGATTTTTATTCCGTTTCTCGTGATTGATATGATTGTGGCAAGTGTACTCATGTCAATGGGAATGATGATGCTACCGCCGGTTATGATTTCATTACCTTTTAAGATTTTATTGTTTGTGTTAGTTGACGGTTGGCATCTCATTATTAAATCATTGTTGCAAAGTTTTAGTTAG
- a CDS encoding flagellar biosynthetic protein FliO gives MKRSKKHLANMDIQHIFNRKPMFFLVSIILVSFVLIPSVGYAEDNVFYCMENKENCSEEGIDKTEAETLIHDEPANKNDEKQAGKVGVTAWDYIKTLFALIFVVGLLYGLLKFINRKNRLYDKNRLMKNLGGLSLGQQKSIQLIVVGETYYLVGVGEDIRLLKEITDEKEIASLLEYYEETDVMAYKGPIEQLLSKFSPMKKQSRNNVEEEHSDFSQVLNNRLTEIKAERKRQLDRLTEKERDQDV, from the coding sequence TTGAAGCGATCGAAAAAGCACTTAGCTAATATGGATATACAACACATTTTTAACCGGAAACCTATGTTTTTCCTCGTATCTATTATTCTAGTATCATTTGTGCTTATCCCTTCAGTCGGTTATGCAGAAGATAATGTTTTTTACTGCATGGAGAATAAAGAGAATTGTTCTGAAGAAGGGATTGATAAAACAGAAGCAGAAACGCTGATTCACGACGAGCCAGCTAATAAAAATGATGAAAAACAAGCGGGAAAAGTCGGTGTAACGGCTTGGGATTACATAAAAACATTATTTGCGTTAATCTTTGTCGTCGGTTTATTGTACGGCTTATTAAAATTTATTAATCGTAAAAATCGTTTGTATGATAAAAATCGACTAATGAAAAATTTAGGTGGTTTATCACTCGGCCAACAAAAATCGATTCAATTAATTGTTGTCGGAGAGACTTATTATTTAGTTGGGGTCGGGGAAGATATTCGTTTATTAAAAGAAATTACAGATGAAAAAGAAATTGCATCACTTCTTGAGTATTATGAGGAAACCGACGTGATGGCTTACAAAGGCCCTATTGAGCAATTATTAAGTAAGTTTTCTCCGATGAAAAAACAAAGCCGGAACAACGTGGAAGAAGAGCATTCAGATTTTAGTCAAGTGCTTAACAATCGTTTGACAGAAATCAAAGCAGAAAGAAAAAGACAACTTGATCGTTTAACGGAAAAGGAGCGCGACCAAGATGTATAG
- a CDS encoding response regulator yields the protein MGKRILIVDDAAFMRMMIKDILVKNGFEVVGEAADGVQAIEKYMELKPDLVTMDITMPEMDGIQALKEIKEKDPSATVIMCSAMGQQAMVIDAISAGAKDFIVKPFQADRVVEAIEKALS from the coding sequence ATGGGAAAAAGAATTTTAATTGTAGATGACGCTGCATTTATGCGAATGATGATTAAGGATATTTTAGTGAAAAATGGTTTTGAAGTCGTTGGTGAAGCGGCGGATGGTGTACAAGCAATTGAAAAATATATGGAGCTAAAACCTGATCTCGTTACGATGGATATTACAATGCCTGAAATGGATGGCATTCAAGCTTTAAAGGAAATTAAGGAGAAAGATCCTTCAGCAACAGTGATTATGTGCTCAGCAATGGGACAACAGGCAATGGTGATTGATGCAATCTCTGCAGGTGCAAAAGATTTTATTGTGAAACCTTTCCAAGCAGATCGAGTCGTTGAAGCGATCGAAAAAGCACTTAGCTAA
- the fliY gene encoding flagellar motor switch phosphatase FliY — MNDNILSQEEIEALLNGNNLDDLTGPNEATAISDAELSEVERDTIGEIANISFGSSATALSSLLGQKVEINTPTISIINHSMLEEEFVLPYVAIKVEYTQGLKGMNLFVIKQSDASIIADLMLGGDGSAPNPELGEIHLSAVQEAMNQMMGSAATSMSSVFNVKVDISPPTIDLMNVQEKTGVDNIPAAELLIKVAFTLKVGDLIDSEIMQVIPYEFGKEMVDTLLIDNGVAEVAATTTSGAEIPIEDTPTFVEEPKLEPKPEPKRNVQPEVAPSKQTAVTHQKPQVAVEKAQFASFEQTTLNQTESQNLDMLLDIPLQVTVELGRTKRSVQEILEISSGSIIELDKLAGEPVDILVNNRLIANGEVVVIDENFGVRITDVLSPKERINNLR, encoded by the coding sequence ATGAATGATAATATATTGTCCCAAGAGGAAATCGAAGCGTTATTAAATGGAAATAACCTGGATGACTTAACAGGGCCGAATGAAGCAACTGCTATTAGTGATGCAGAATTAAGTGAAGTGGAAAGAGATACCATTGGTGAAATAGCCAATATTTCTTTTGGTAGTTCCGCAACTGCATTGTCTTCACTCCTTGGACAAAAAGTTGAAATTAATACACCAACAATTTCAATCATAAACCACTCTATGCTGGAAGAAGAGTTTGTACTCCCATACGTTGCAATTAAAGTCGAGTATACACAAGGCTTAAAGGGCATGAATTTATTTGTAATTAAACAATCAGATGCCTCTATCATTGCAGACTTGATGCTTGGTGGGGATGGTTCAGCACCAAATCCAGAATTAGGAGAAATCCACTTAAGTGCTGTTCAAGAAGCCATGAATCAAATGATGGGGTCTGCTGCCACTTCAATGTCTTCTGTATTTAATGTGAAAGTGGATATATCTCCACCCACAATCGATTTAATGAATGTTCAAGAAAAAACTGGTGTGGATAACATACCAGCTGCTGAATTGCTCATAAAAGTCGCATTTACTCTAAAAGTCGGCGATTTGATAGATTCTGAAATTATGCAGGTGATTCCTTATGAATTCGGAAAAGAGATGGTTGATACGCTACTCATTGATAACGGAGTCGCAGAAGTAGCAGCTACTACAACGAGTGGTGCAGAAATCCCTATTGAGGATACGCCAACCTTCGTGGAAGAACCGAAACTAGAGCCGAAACCAGAGCCGAAACGGAATGTGCAACCTGAAGTAGCACCAAGTAAACAAACGGCAGTCACGCATCAAAAACCTCAAGTCGCGGTTGAAAAAGCGCAATTTGCAAGTTTTGAACAGACGACTTTAAATCAAACAGAATCACAAAATTTAGATATGTTACTGGATATTCCATTACAAGTAACAGTTGAGTTAGGTAGGACAAAACGTTCAGTGCAAGAAATTCTTGAAATATCTAGTGGTTCAATTATTGAATTAGATAAACTAGCAGGTGAACCCGTTGATATACTTGTCAACAACCGACTCATTGCCAATGGTGAGGTGGTCGTAATCGACGAAAACTTCGGTGTACGCATTACGGATGTATTAAGTCCAAAGGAACGAATTAATAACTTACGCTAA